The proteins below come from a single Benincasa hispida cultivar B227 chromosome 4, ASM972705v1, whole genome shotgun sequence genomic window:
- the LOC120075095 gene encoding tetratricopeptide repeat protein 33 yields MKLTWKNKGNTKKRSLTAISRRSNLPFEVPDEVEEDDRANPQDKEVNVEAIDRREDEASDRSFSDLKRLAESFQAQGDTLAEDGKFREALGKWETALTLMPENAVLHEQKAQVLLEVGEAWGALKAATRATDLDPSWAEAWITLGRAQLNFGEPDSAIESFDRALAIKPDSGDARDDRQTAMHLIKRRKQLHSAGLSSSKNRYLVGDKLNNADGS; encoded by the exons ATGAAGCTCACGTGGAAGAACAAGGGCAATACTAAGAAGCGATCTCTTACAGCAATTTCACGCCGTTCAAATCTTCCTTTTGAGGTACCTGACGAGGTGGAGGAAGACGATAGGGCTAATCCCCAAGATAAAGAAGTAAACGTTGAGGCGATAGACCGGAGAGAGGATGAAGCTTCAGACCGTTCGTTTTCAGACCTCAAACGTCTCGCTGAATCATTTCAGGCTCAAGGCGATACGCTTGCCGAG gATGGGAAATTTCGGGAAGCTCTAGGAAAATGGGAGACTGCTCTTACTTTGATGCCTGAAAATGCAGTTTTACATGAACAAAAGGCACAAGTTCTACTGGAGGTTGGGGAAGCTTGGGGTGCTTTGAAGGCAGCAACCA GAGCTACTGACTTAGATCCATCATGGGCTGAG GCGTGGATCACTCTTGGTAGAGCACAGTTAAACTTTGGGGAACCTGATAGTGCTATAGAAAGCTTTGACAGAGCACTGGCCATTAAG CCTGATTCTGGAGATGCCCGAGATGATCGACAAACTGCAATGCATCTTATAAAGCGTCGAAAACAGCTCCATTCAGCTGGGTTGAGCAGTTCTAAAAATCGTTATTTGGTGGGAGATAAGTTGAACAATGCTGATGGTTCATGA